One genomic segment of Actinoplanes ianthinogenes includes these proteins:
- a CDS encoding succinate dehydrogenase/fumarate reductase iron-sulfur subunit, with the protein MDIKVRVWRQSGPSSSGKMVTYDVKGISPDASFLEMIDVLNETLILSGDDPIAFDHDCREGICGMCSMVINGVAHGPEKATTTCQLHMRHFKDGDVIDVEPWRAAAFPVIKDLVVDRTSFDKIIQAGGYISAPTGTAPDAHAAPVPKKDADAAFEAATCIGCGACVAACPNGSSMLFTAAKITHLGLMPQGQPERDSRVIDMLQAQDDAGFGGCTNMGECAEVCPKGIPLSLIGRLNSDYRKAVAKR; encoded by the coding sequence ATGGACATCAAGGTCAGGGTGTGGCGTCAGTCCGGCCCCTCCTCCTCCGGGAAGATGGTCACCTACGACGTGAAGGGGATCTCCCCGGACGCGTCGTTCCTCGAGATGATCGACGTTCTCAACGAGACGCTGATCCTCAGTGGTGACGACCCGATCGCGTTCGACCACGACTGCCGCGAGGGCATCTGCGGCATGTGCAGCATGGTCATCAACGGTGTGGCGCACGGCCCGGAGAAGGCCACCACCACCTGCCAGCTGCACATGCGGCACTTCAAGGACGGCGACGTGATCGACGTCGAGCCGTGGCGCGCCGCCGCCTTCCCGGTGATCAAGGACCTGGTCGTCGACCGGACCTCCTTCGACAAGATCATCCAGGCGGGCGGGTACATCAGCGCCCCGACCGGCACCGCGCCGGACGCCCACGCCGCGCCGGTGCCGAAGAAGGACGCCGACGCCGCGTTCGAGGCGGCCACCTGCATCGGCTGCGGCGCCTGCGTCGCCGCCTGCCCGAACGGCTCGTCGATGCTGTTCACCGCCGCGAAGATCACCCACCTCGGGCTGATGCCGCAGGGCCAGCCGGAGCGCGACAGCCGGGTGATCGACATGCTCCAGGCGCAGGACGACGCCGGTTTCGGTGGCTGCACCAACATGGGCGAGTGCGCCGAGGTGTGTCCGAAGGGGATCCCGCTGAGCCTGATCGGACGGCTCAACAGCGATTACCGCAAGGCGGTCGCCAAGCGGTGA
- a CDS encoding VOC family protein, giving the protein MSTTQPAGYTTVAPWIVTPDTGQLLDFIAAVFDGVEVGRVKLEDGTIGHAEMRVGDTVLLAFDRRPDWPVMPSLLRVFVADPDATIERAAAAGARVITAPATQAFGQRGGRVRDPFGNIWWISTVVEVVAPEAGMRRLAEPEYAEAMRDAQETLDRELSGKTDGVVSRPEH; this is encoded by the coding sequence ATGTCAACCACTCAGCCGGCCGGATACACGACCGTGGCGCCATGGATCGTCACGCCCGATACCGGGCAATTGCTGGACTTCATTGCCGCGGTGTTCGATGGGGTCGAGGTGGGCCGCGTGAAGTTGGAGGACGGGACCATCGGTCACGCCGAGATGCGCGTCGGCGACACCGTCTTGCTCGCTTTCGATCGCAGACCGGACTGGCCCGTGATGCCGTCCTTGCTGCGAGTCTTCGTTGCCGACCCGGACGCGACGATCGAACGAGCTGCCGCCGCCGGTGCCCGTGTCATCACCGCGCCGGCGACCCAGGCGTTCGGCCAGCGAGGTGGGCGGGTGCGTGATCCGTTCGGCAACATCTGGTGGATCAGCACGGTGGTCGAGGTGGTCGCTCCTGAAGCAGGCATGCGCCGGCTTGCCGAGCCGGAATATGCGGAGGCGATGCGTGACGCGCAGGAGACTCTCGACCGGGAACTGAGCGGCAAGACCGACGGTGTCGTCAGCCGCCCGGAACACTGA
- a CDS encoding FAD-dependent monooxygenase: MFTESRFTVIVGAGPTGLTVARQLQRLGVPFRIVERSARPFVGSRGKGLQPRTLEVLDDLGLIDRFRAAGDDYPEMLVHRPDGVTAAWRMDELHDPTPEVPYPNMLMVPQWRTCELLAEGVPVEFGVGVAALEQDSGGVRVTLDTGEVVTARYVVGADGGRSTVRRALGVDFLGSTHEDEQMLIADVRLSGLDRSHWHVWPGEPAFRLGLCPLPGGDWWQLTAPPTDTPIEQLVASVDPAITITEIGWTSQWRANIRMAARFRVGGVFLAGDAAHVHSPAGGQGLNTGIQDGYNLGWKLATGDDAVLDTYEAERLPVAAGVLGISTDLHRRHVANDTDAMRRDDPVLRQLTLSYRGGPLAAEHRAAPGLVQAGDRAPDAPLADGRRVFDLLRGGHATLLAFGFEGALPALPSSVHPHQLTSGEGAVWQSYDVHEPTLLLIRPDNYVGCATTDPEDVVAYLKLLGL; encoded by the coding sequence ATGTTCACTGAATCCAGATTCACCGTAATCGTCGGTGCCGGCCCGACCGGCCTCACCGTGGCCCGCCAGCTGCAACGGCTCGGCGTGCCGTTCCGCATCGTCGAGAGATCTGCACGGCCGTTCGTCGGCTCGCGGGGCAAGGGTTTGCAGCCGCGCACCCTGGAGGTGCTCGACGACCTGGGCCTGATCGACCGGTTCCGGGCGGCCGGCGACGACTATCCGGAGATGCTGGTGCACCGCCCCGACGGTGTGACCGCCGCCTGGCGGATGGACGAGCTGCACGACCCGACCCCCGAGGTCCCTTATCCGAACATGCTGATGGTTCCCCAGTGGCGGACGTGCGAGCTGCTCGCCGAGGGGGTGCCGGTCGAGTTCGGGGTCGGCGTCGCCGCGCTGGAGCAGGACTCCGGCGGGGTCCGGGTCACGCTCGACACCGGCGAGGTGGTGACCGCGCGCTATGTCGTCGGTGCCGACGGCGGCCGCAGCACGGTCCGGCGGGCGCTCGGCGTCGACTTCCTCGGCTCCACCCACGAGGACGAGCAGATGCTGATCGCCGACGTGCGACTGTCCGGTCTGGACCGTTCGCACTGGCACGTCTGGCCGGGCGAGCCCGCGTTCCGGCTGGGCCTGTGCCCGCTGCCCGGCGGCGACTGGTGGCAGCTCACCGCCCCGCCCACGGACACCCCGATCGAGCAGCTCGTCGCGTCGGTCGACCCGGCGATCACCATCACCGAGATCGGCTGGACGTCCCAGTGGCGGGCCAACATCCGGATGGCCGCCCGCTTCCGGGTGGGCGGCGTGTTCCTCGCCGGCGACGCCGCGCACGTCCACTCCCCGGCGGGCGGCCAGGGACTCAACACCGGCATCCAGGACGGTTACAACCTGGGGTGGAAACTGGCCACCGGCGACGACGCCGTGCTGGACACCTACGAGGCGGAGCGCCTCCCGGTCGCCGCGGGCGTGCTCGGCATCAGCACCGACCTGCACCGCCGCCACGTCGCCAATGACACCGACGCGATGCGCCGCGACGATCCGGTGCTGCGCCAGCTCACGCTGTCCTATCGCGGCGGCCCGCTCGCCGCCGAGCACCGTGCCGCTCCGGGCCTGGTCCAGGCTGGCGACCGCGCCCCGGACGCTCCGCTCGCCGACGGCCGCCGGGTCTTCGACCTGCTCCGTGGCGGGCACGCCACGCTGCTCGCGTTCGGTTTCGAGGGTGCGCTGCCGGCCCTGCCGTCGTCAGTGCACCCGCATCAGCTCACCTCCGGCGAGGGCGCGGTCTGGCAGTCCTACGACGTTCACGAGCCCACCCTGCTCCTGATCCGCCCGGACAACTACGTCGGTTGCGCCACGACGGATCCGGAGGACGTCGTCGCCTACCTGAAACTGCTGGGCCTTTGA
- a CDS encoding TetR/AcrR family transcriptional regulator has product MRDELGVRIDLAWPDPSGAGRQPNSRRQQAAQTEAELKAAAIRVFERVGYLNAKITDITAEAGRATGSFYKHFAGKEALLEALLADLLTEGDASAELPGHGTDFQDRDAVRFHVAAFWDFYRRHRVIMVALQQAALVDEAFAERSRDMLAPDLGHIADHLAGLDLPGDPLVTASLFGATVSSFAATWLNPATRPGLGRELTDDEAIETLTTFLHRGFGAS; this is encoded by the coding sequence ATGCGGGATGAGCTGGGCGTGCGGATCGATCTGGCCTGGCCCGATCCGTCCGGAGCCGGCAGGCAGCCCAACTCGCGCCGTCAGCAGGCGGCACAGACCGAGGCCGAGTTGAAGGCCGCCGCGATCCGCGTCTTCGAGCGGGTCGGCTACCTCAATGCGAAGATCACCGACATCACCGCCGAGGCGGGCCGGGCCACCGGTTCGTTCTACAAGCACTTCGCCGGCAAGGAGGCGCTGCTCGAGGCGCTGCTGGCCGACCTGCTCACCGAGGGCGACGCCAGCGCCGAGCTGCCCGGGCACGGCACCGACTTCCAGGACCGCGACGCGGTCCGGTTCCACGTCGCCGCGTTCTGGGACTTCTACCGCCGGCACCGCGTGATCATGGTGGCGTTGCAGCAGGCGGCCCTGGTGGACGAGGCGTTCGCCGAGCGCAGCCGGGACATGCTCGCCCCCGACCTGGGCCACATCGCGGACCACCTGGCCGGCCTGGATCTCCCCGGCGACCCGCTGGTCACCGCGTCGCTGTTCGGAGCGACCGTCAGCAGCTTCGCCGCCACCTGGCTCAACCCCGCGACCCGCCCCGGCCTCGGCCGCGAGCTGACCGACGACGAGGCCATCGAGACCCTGACCACGTTCCTGCACCGGGGCTTCGGCGCGTCCTGA
- a CDS encoding MFS transporter, whose protein sequence is MRRNAVLFVLISLFSGFGSYALGLAAGLWILDLTGSAGLAALAGIGVYTPTLAAPWLGALVDRFPRRPLLIAVDVLIGTVILTLLATSSAPWIYLVLLVRGFSYVLLDAGETALLPAALPADLLGDVNGWRSSAQEGMKLLAPLAGAALYAWRGPHAVVLLCAALPLVTAALYALVQLRPSTTRPSPPQRAGQPAPVSAGEGRGGPPAEAGARRGRGEGERSTPVEPWRAETQGDRSVPADVRWESGLGDRSGPADVRWESGQGDRPVPADARLGESGQDSGRSVEGEGRAVTFGWGSVRVGLGRLWREPVRTPVLVAAVAIAVSGLTNAAVLLHLVGDLHRPATHLGILSSVQGAGSILGGLLVGRLLAHLAPARVAALGAVLFAAACVTWSLPWWPAMLAGSALTGLGLPWTLIAGITAIQTGTPDHLLGRVAATGNMVMFGPITLAIPLGAALSQVGAHPPLILGAAVILTAALLAVRRTRLSATT, encoded by the coding sequence ATGCGCCGGAACGCCGTCCTGTTCGTGCTGATCTCCCTCTTCTCCGGCTTCGGCAGTTACGCGCTCGGGCTCGCCGCCGGCCTGTGGATCCTCGACCTGACCGGTTCCGCCGGCCTCGCGGCGCTGGCCGGCATCGGCGTCTACACACCCACCCTGGCCGCCCCGTGGCTCGGCGCCCTGGTCGACCGTTTCCCCCGGCGCCCGTTGCTGATCGCGGTCGACGTGCTGATCGGCACCGTGATCCTGACCCTGCTCGCCACCTCGTCCGCCCCCTGGATCTATCTGGTCCTGCTGGTCCGGGGGTTCAGCTACGTGCTGCTCGACGCCGGTGAGACCGCCCTGCTCCCGGCCGCCCTGCCGGCCGACCTGCTGGGCGACGTCAACGGCTGGCGCTCCAGCGCCCAGGAGGGCATGAAATTGCTGGCCCCATTGGCGGGCGCCGCCCTGTACGCCTGGCGCGGGCCGCACGCGGTGGTGCTGCTTTGTGCCGCCCTGCCACTGGTCACCGCCGCCTTGTACGCCCTAGTCCAACTCCGACCGTCCACCACCCGGCCCAGCCCGCCGCAACGGGCCGGCCAGCCCGCTCCGGTCAGCGCCGGCGAGGGGCGGGGTGGCCCGCCTGCCGAGGCGGGCGCCCGGCGGGGCCGAGGTGAAGGCGAGCGGTCCACTCCGGTTGAACCCTGGCGTGCGGAAACGCAAGGAGATCGGTCTGTCCCCGCGGATGTCCGGTGGGAGTCGGGGCTGGGGGATCGGTCTGGTCCGGCGGATGTCCGATGGGAGTCGGGGCAGGGGGATCGGCCTGTTCCGGCGGATGCCCGGCTGGGGGAGTCCGGTCAGGACAGTGGGCGGTCGGTGGAGGGGGAGGGCCGGGCGGTGACGTTCGGCTGGGGGAGTGTGCGGGTCGGGCTGGGGAGGCTCTGGCGGGAGCCGGTGCGGACGCCGGTGCTGGTGGCGGCCGTGGCGATCGCGGTCTCCGGGCTGACCAACGCCGCCGTGCTGCTGCACCTCGTCGGCGATCTGCACCGCCCGGCCACCCATCTCGGCATCCTCTCCAGCGTCCAGGGCGCCGGCTCGATCCTCGGTGGTCTCCTGGTCGGCCGCCTGCTCGCCCACCTGGCGCCGGCCCGGGTCGCCGCGCTCGGCGCGGTCCTCTTCGCCGCCGCCTGCGTGACCTGGTCGCTGCCCTGGTGGCCGGCGATGCTCGCGGGCAGCGCCCTGACCGGCCTCGGCCTGCCGTGGACCCTGATCGCCGGGATCACCGCGATCCAGACCGGTACCCCCGATCACCTGCTCGGCCGGGTCGCCGCCACCGGGAACATGGTCATGTTCGGCCCGATCACCCTCGCGATCCCTCTCGGTGCGGCCCTTTCCCAGGTGGGTGCCCACCCGCCACTGATCCTCGGAGCCGCCGTGATCCTGACTGCGGCCCTGCTGGCTGTCCGCCGGACCCGGCTGTCGGCGACCACCTGA
- a CDS encoding TetR/AcrR family transcriptional regulator has translation MPTDLPRTLQVLWGVAERPTRGPQPTLSLERIVTTAIAIADRDGLAALSMARLAERLGCAPMSLYRHVANKDELLVFMQNAAPGEPPSLPPGWRDGLAAWARALRGVLAAHPWLLQASMGRPPLEPGQLAWLDRGLSAFAGTPLSHRERVEMVLAALYLTRGEAQISAVLLSGTPDVLTDYGALLNRFVTPDRFPALAEAVAAGVFRADEPDRSFEVALARLLDGIDLLITAKG, from the coding sequence GTGCCGACCGACCTACCGCGTACCCTTCAGGTCCTCTGGGGCGTCGCGGAGCGACCCACCCGTGGCCCGCAGCCGACCCTGAGCCTGGAGCGGATCGTGACCACCGCGATCGCGATCGCCGATCGTGACGGCCTCGCCGCCCTCTCCATGGCCCGCCTCGCGGAGCGGCTCGGCTGCGCGCCGATGTCCCTCTACCGGCACGTCGCCAACAAGGACGAGCTGCTGGTCTTCATGCAGAACGCCGCACCCGGAGAGCCGCCGTCCCTGCCGCCGGGCTGGCGCGACGGACTGGCCGCGTGGGCGCGGGCGCTGCGCGGAGTGCTCGCCGCCCACCCGTGGCTCCTGCAAGCCTCGATGGGCCGCCCGCCGCTGGAGCCCGGGCAGCTCGCCTGGCTCGATCGCGGCCTGTCCGCCTTCGCCGGCACCCCGCTCAGCCACCGTGAACGCGTCGAGATGGTGCTGGCCGCCCTCTACCTGACCCGCGGCGAGGCGCAGATCAGCGCGGTGCTGCTCAGTGGCACCCCGGACGTGCTGACGGACTACGGCGCGCTGCTCAACCGCTTCGTCACGCCGGACCGCTTCCCGGCGCTGGCCGAGGCCGTCGCCGCGGGCGTCTTCCGCGCCGATGAGCCCGACCGCTCCTTCGAGGTGGCCCTGGCCCGCCTCCTGGACGGCATCGACCTGCTGATCACCGCCAAGGGCTGA